From the genome of Nakamurella flavida:
GGGCTCGTCGTCGAGGGGGTGCGCGCCGCCGTGCCTGACCTGGCCGGGGTGCGCATCGCGGTGGAGGCGGACGGGCTGCACGTCAGCTGGTGAACGGGAACACGAGGGCGCCCGGCGGGATGATCCCGCCGGGCGCTTCCTGGTGTACAGCAGCAGGTGTCAGCCGAGCGGCGGAACCGCGACCGCCGCACCCTGCTCGTTCGACCGGGCTGCCGCGGCGTAGAGCGTGTGGGTGTGCGCGGCCTCCTCGGGGCGGGCGGCGCCGAAGCGGTCGCCCAGCTCGCCGGCCCGCTCGGCCAGGAACGCCGCCCACATCTGCAGGATCGAGTCGGAAAAGCCGGACTCGAAGATGCCACCGGTGACGGTCGGCCACACCGACTGACTGCCCACGTCGATCTGCTGCCAGGCCTGCTCCTTGCCGATGCCCGGGATGTCGCGGACGGCGAAGACCTCGACCTGCTTCGGGTTCTTGGTGGAGAAGCGGACGCCGCCGTCCATCCCGATGGCCTCGAACTCCCAGGTGTTCTTCTGGCCCGGGTCGATGCGGCGGGTGCTCACCGTCAGCGGGAAGCGGACGCCCTCGTGTTCGCTCCAGCAGTGCAGATCGGCGTTGTCCCAGGTGTCGCAGGGCACCGGGGTGCCGTCCGGTCCGGTGCGCTCGGGGACGATGTTCTGCAGCATGGCGTAGACCGACGTCGGCGCCCAGCCCAGCCGCAGCGGGACGTGCCAGCCGTGCAGGCCGAGATCGTTCATGACGCCGGCCTCGCCGCAGAACTGCGTCTGCCGCTTCCAGTTGATCGGCTTGGACACGTCCAGGTCGCTGCTGTGCAGGAAGCTGTTGTTCGCCCGCACGATGGTGCCCAGCGCGCCGGACTGCACGTAGCGGATCGCCCACTGGGCACCGGGGAAGAACGGCATCTCGCTGGAGCAGCGGACGAAGCTCTCCGGGTGCTCGGCCATCGCGGCCAGCACGGACTCCGCGGCCGGACCGTCGATACCGAAGGGCTTCTCGGCCAGCAGGGACTTCCCGGCCCGGATGACGTCGCCGTAGAGCTGCTCGTGCAGGTCGTGCCGGACGGCCACGTAGACGACGTCGATCGCGTCGTCGGTGAGCAGGTCGTGGTAGTCGGTCGTCGTGGTGGTGACGGTGTCGATCTGCTCGAACCAGGTCAGCGCGGCCGGGTTGATGTCGCACACCGCGGTCAGCCGGGGCCGCACCGGGTGGTCGATCAACGCGGGCCAACGGGCGATGGCCGCGGCGATCTCCCGGCCCATCAGGCCGCCGCCGATGATGGCGACGTTCACCGTCTGCTGGGTGCTCATGCCGCTCCCCCGCCGACCAGGGCCAGCGCATCGTCGACGGAGGCGCCGTCGTGCAGCACGGCCATCAGCGCGGCGGTGATACCGGCCGGGTTCTCGTGCTGGATCACGTTGCGGCCGTAGACGATCCCCTGGGCGCCCTGCTCCAGGACGGCGACAGTGCGCTCCAACAGCGTGCGGTCGTCGACGCGCCCGCCGCCGCGGACCAGCACCGGGACGTCACCGGCGACGGTGATGACCTTGTGGTAGTCGGTGATGTCGTCGGTGGGGTCGGCCTTGATGAGGTCGGCGCCGAGCTCCTTGGCCTGGCGCACCAGGGTGACGATCTTGGCGGTGTCGCCGTCGACCATGTATCCGCCGCCGGCCTTCGCGTTGTCCTGCATGACCAGGGGCTCGATCATCAACGGCATGCCGTAGCGGGTGGCCTGCTCGCGCAGCGCCATGATCGAGATGATGTTGGCCTCGCGGATCTCCGGGCGGCCGGGCAGGTGCATGAGATTGACGCACACCGCGACGGCGTCGAGGCGGACGGCCTCCTCGATGGCGAACGGCACGTGGTGGCTGAAGATGTGCGAGTCGAGCGGGTTGCCGTAGACGTTGGCGACGTCGGTGCGCATGACCAGCGCCGGCTTGGCCTTGCCCGGCTTGGCCTGCAGGTGGCGGGCCTGCCCGAGCGTCAACTGGATGGCGTCGGGGTTCGCGTCGACCAGGGTGTCCACCACCGCGGACATGTCCTCGATGCCGGTGATGAACGAGGGTTCGCCGAAGAAGCCGTGATCCACGGCCACGTCGAGCGCACGGCCGGACTTCGGGTTGAACAGACGGTTGAGCCGGTACAGCGACATCGCTCTCCTGACAGGTCCGGGCCGGCCGGGACGGGCCGGTCTCATGCCGTGGGACCGCTGCGGGGCAGGACGGTCCTCGGGGTCCGCCCAGACTAGCCAGAGTGAGACAACGTTGTCTAGGCTGCGTTCCGACACCCGGCCCGGTCATCGCGGCCCGCCGGTCGATCAGGGACGAGGGCGCATGACCAGCACCACCGGGTTGGCCGTTGCCGGACACATCTGCCTCGACCTGACTCCCACGCTGCCCGGTCCCGCCCGGGTGGAACCCGGCCAGCTCGTCGACATCGGCGCCCTGCGGATGAGCCTGGGTGGATCGGCGGCCAACA
Proteins encoded in this window:
- a CDS encoding Gfo/Idh/MocA family protein, coding for MSTQQTVNVAIIGGGLMGREIAAAIARWPALIDHPVRPRLTAVCDINPAALTWFEQIDTVTTTTTDYHDLLTDDAIDVVYVAVRHDLHEQLYGDVIRAGKSLLAEKPFGIDGPAAESVLAAMAEHPESFVRCSSEMPFFPGAQWAIRYVQSGALGTIVRANNSFLHSSDLDVSKPINWKRQTQFCGEAGVMNDLGLHGWHVPLRLGWAPTSVYAMLQNIVPERTGPDGTPVPCDTWDNADLHCWSEHEGVRFPLTVSTRRIDPGQKNTWEFEAIGMDGGVRFSTKNPKQVEVFAVRDIPGIGKEQAWQQIDVGSQSVWPTVTGGIFESGFSDSILQMWAAFLAERAGELGDRFGAARPEEAAHTHTLYAAAARSNEQGAAVAVPPLG
- a CDS encoding class I fructose-bisphosphate aldolase; the protein is MSLYRLNRLFNPKSGRALDVAVDHGFFGEPSFITGIEDMSAVVDTLVDANPDAIQLTLGQARHLQAKPGKAKPALVMRTDVANVYGNPLDSHIFSHHVPFAIEEAVRLDAVAVCVNLMHLPGRPEIREANIISIMALREQATRYGMPLMIEPLVMQDNAKAGGGYMVDGDTAKIVTLVRQAKELGADLIKADPTDDITDYHKVITVAGDVPVLVRGGGRVDDRTLLERTVAVLEQGAQGIVYGRNVIQHENPAGITAALMAVLHDGASVDDALALVGGGAA